One window from the genome of Pedobacter schmidteae encodes:
- a CDS encoding aminotransferase class I/II-fold pyridoxal phosphate-dependent enzyme — protein sequence MDIFEKIAKHMGPIGQHHKWSHGYFSFPKLEGDIAPHMNFRGKEHLVWSLNNYLGLANHPEVREADRQGAVDFGMAYPMGARMMSGNSKYHEQLEQELAAFVGKPDAFLLNYGYQGMVSIIDSLVDRNDVIVYDAESHACIIDGLRLHMGKRFVYKHNDIDSARKQLERATKLVEQSGGGILVITEGVFGMSGAQGKLKELVDLKQEFNFRLLIDDAHGFGTMGPTGAGTHEEQNCIEGVDVYFGTFAKSMAGIGAFVASTEEMTNFFRYNMRSQTFAKALPMPMVIGLLKRLELLKNSPELREKLWNVATTLQKGLRDRGFDLGVTNTMVTPVFLKGELLEATALTMDLRENYGIFCSIVVYPVIPKGLIELRLIPTAVHTMEDVQRTLDAFSEVSEKLKNGYYKENQFSIA from the coding sequence TTGGATATTTTTGAAAAGATAGCAAAACACATGGGACCAATTGGACAACACCATAAATGGTCTCATGGATATTTCTCATTTCCTAAATTAGAAGGCGATATAGCTCCCCACATGAATTTTCGTGGCAAAGAGCACTTGGTGTGGAGTTTAAATAATTATTTGGGTTTAGCCAATCACCCGGAGGTAAGGGAGGCAGACAGACAAGGAGCTGTCGACTTTGGAATGGCTTATCCTATGGGGGCCAGGATGATGTCCGGTAACTCTAAATATCACGAGCAATTGGAGCAGGAACTTGCCGCTTTTGTTGGTAAACCGGATGCTTTCCTTTTAAATTATGGTTACCAGGGCATGGTGTCTATTATCGACAGTCTGGTGGACAGAAACGATGTGATTGTATATGATGCAGAATCTCACGCCTGCATTATTGATGGTTTGCGTTTGCACATGGGAAAACGTTTTGTGTACAAACACAATGATATTGACAGTGCACGTAAGCAATTGGAAAGAGCAACTAAATTAGTTGAGCAGAGTGGTGGAGGTATTTTGGTGATTACCGAAGGTGTTTTTGGCATGTCGGGAGCACAAGGCAAGTTAAAGGAACTGGTTGATTTAAAGCAGGAGTTTAATTTCCGTTTGTTAATTGATGATGCACATGGTTTTGGTACAATGGGTCCAACAGGGGCCGGTACGCACGAGGAGCAGAACTGTATTGAAGGTGTAGACGTTTACTTTGGTACTTTTGCCAAATCTATGGCCGGCATAGGTGCTTTCGTTGCTTCTACCGAAGAGATGACTAATTTTTTCAGGTATAACATGCGTTCTCAGACCTTTGCTAAGGCATTGCCAATGCCAATGGTGATCGGTTTGTTGAAGCGTTTGGAGCTGCTTAAAAACAGTCCTGAATTAAGAGAAAAATTATGGAATGTAGCCACTACGCTGCAGAAAGGTTTAAGAGATCGTGGCTTCGATTTGGGCGTAACCAATACGATGGTTACACCGGTATTCCTTAAAGGCGAATTGCTGGAAGCTACCGCATTGACTATGGACTTGCGTGAAAACTATGGTATATTCTGCTCTATTGTAGTGTATCCGGTTATTCCTAAAGGCTTAATCGAGTTGAGATTGATCCCAACTGCGGTTCATACCATGGAAGATGTACAGCGTACACTGGACGCATTTAGCGAAGTGTCCGAGAAATTGAAAAACGGATATTATAAGGAAAATCAGTTTTCCATAGCCTAA